One Aegilops tauschii subsp. strangulata cultivar AL8/78 chromosome 7, Aet v6.0, whole genome shotgun sequence genomic window carries:
- the LOC109757672 gene encoding dehydrodolichyl diphosphate synthase CPT3 → MLDSLISHDPKVLTEKKPDEIIASGVVESLQNFLRKCIIAVLSYGPMPKHIAFIMDGNRRYAKSRSIKQGTGHSVGFAALMASLIYCYEMGVKYITVYAFSIDNFKRDPSEVKTLMELMEEKINELLENKNVINKVNCKINFWGNLDMLPEPVRLAAQKLMASTAENTGLVFSVCMPYNSTSEIANAVTELCKERRDMMQGQQASGRNGRPANGGACSDISVSDLDRHMYTAGCPDPDIVIQTSGETRLSNFLLWQTTFSHLQNPDPLWPEFSWRHLVWAILQYQRAYPYIEQNKDLAKKQL, encoded by the exons ATGCTTGATTCACTTATTAGCCAT GACCCAAAGGTGTTGACTGAGAAGAAGCCTGATGAGATAATTGCGAGTGGTGTTGTTGAAAGTCTGCAGAATTTTCTGCGCAAGTGCATCATAGCTGTCCTCTCATATGGCCCAATGCCTAAGCACATCGCGTTTATCATGGACGGGAACCGCAGATACGCCAAGTCCAGAAGTATCAAGCAAGGCACCGGTCACAGCGTGGGCTTCGCTGCTCTAATGGCAAGTCTTATCTACTGTTACGAGATGGGTGTCAAGTACATCACGGTGTATGCATTCAGCATCGACAATTTCAAACGCGACCCTAGTGAAGTCAAGACCTTGATGGAATTAATGGAGGAAAAGATCAACGAGCTGTTGGAAAACAAGAACGTCATCAACAAGGTTAACTGCAAGATCAACTTCTGGGGGAACCTGGACATGCTTCCTGAACCAGTGCGGCTGGCGGCCCAAAAGCTGATGGCGAGCACCGCCGAGAACACAGGACTGGTCTTCTCCGTCTGCATGCCGTACAACTCAACCTCAGAGATCGCCAACGCCGTCACCGAGCTCTGCAAAGAACGGAGGGATATGATGCAGGGGCAGCAGGCCAGCGGCCGCAACGGCCGCCCTGCAAATGGCGGCGCATGTTCGGATATCTCGGTGTCCGACCTGGATCGCCACATGTACACCGCCGGCTGCCCAGACCCGGACATTGTGATCCAGACCTCGGGCGAGACCCGGCTGAGCAACTTCCTCCTGTGGCAGACGACGTTTAGCCATCTGCAGAACCCAGACCCCCTCTGGCCTGAGTTCTCCTGGAGGCACCTCGTCTGGGCGATACTGCAGTACCAGAGAGCCTACCCGTACATTGAGCAGAACAAAGATCTGGCTAAGAAGCAGCTGTGA